One segment of Halalkalicoccus tibetensis DNA contains the following:
- a CDS encoding histone deacetylase has product MRFGYSDTCLEHDTGGRHPETPDRLRAIKRGLTRKHGVEYVESEPASIEAIEAVHDPDYVTEVEEFCASGGGNWDPDTVAVGATWDAALQSAGLAQWAAETALEGKQGRDTPFAIGRPPGHHALSDDAMGFCFFNNAAVAAQAALAEVDRVAIVDWDVHHGNGTQEIFEERSDVLYASIHEDGLYPATGEADEVGTGEGEGATCNVPLPAGTGDAGYLYAVEEVLAPAIERFDPGLLLVSAGFDAHRHDPISRMRVSTDGYGHLTIAFKEIAQRAGAPIAFVLEGGYGLDTLSEGVAMVHETFDGHTPVAPDSEPDEEVEELVADLRDRHGLGS; this is encoded by the coding sequence ATGAGATTCGGATACAGCGACACCTGCCTCGAGCACGACACCGGGGGGCGCCACCCCGAGACGCCCGATCGCCTTCGGGCGATCAAGCGTGGGCTCACCAGGAAACACGGCGTCGAGTACGTCGAGAGCGAGCCCGCGAGCATCGAGGCCATCGAGGCGGTCCACGACCCGGACTACGTCACCGAGGTCGAGGAGTTCTGTGCCTCTGGCGGGGGCAACTGGGACCCCGATACCGTCGCCGTCGGGGCGACCTGGGACGCGGCCCTCCAGAGCGCGGGACTCGCCCAGTGGGCCGCCGAGACCGCGCTCGAGGGCAAGCAGGGCCGGGACACCCCCTTCGCGATCGGGCGCCCGCCGGGCCACCATGCACTGTCGGACGACGCCATGGGCTTCTGTTTCTTCAACAACGCGGCGGTCGCCGCCCAGGCCGCCCTCGCGGAGGTCGACCGGGTGGCGATCGTCGACTGGGACGTCCACCACGGCAACGGCACCCAGGAGATCTTCGAGGAGCGATCCGACGTTCTCTACGCCTCGATCCACGAGGACGGGCTCTACCCCGCGACGGGCGAGGCCGACGAGGTCGGGACCGGCGAGGGCGAGGGCGCGACCTGCAACGTCCCGCTCCCGGCGGGCACCGGCGACGCGGGCTATCTCTACGCCGTCGAGGAGGTTCTCGCGCCGGCCATCGAGCGGTTCGATCCGGGGCTCCTGCTCGTGAGCGCGGGCTTCGACGCCCACCGCCACGACCCCATATCGCGGATGCGCGTCTCGACCGACGGCTACGGACACCTCACGATCGCGTTCAAGGAGATCGCCCAGCGGGCCGGGGCGCCGATCGCGTTCGTCCTCGAGGGGGGCTACGGGCTGGACACCCTCTCGGAGGGGGTGGCGATGGTCCACGAGACCTTCGACGGCCACACCCCCGTCGCGCCCGACTCCGAACCCGACGAGGAGGTCGAGGAGCTGGTCGCCGACCTCCGGGACCGTCACGGGCTGGGATCGTAG
- a CDS encoding universal stress protein has product MSETILVPIDDSERSTEALEFAFDSHPDAAFVALHVHEPVYGEGFAWREPDDGADDDDVERLLARVREFANEHGATLETVTSEGKPSDEIIEYTEENPVDAIVMGSHGREGASRVLLGSVAETVTRRSPVPVTVVR; this is encoded by the coding sequence ATGTCAGAGACGATCCTCGTCCCGATCGACGACTCCGAGCGCTCGACGGAGGCCCTCGAGTTCGCGTTCGACTCCCATCCCGACGCAGCCTTCGTCGCGCTGCACGTCCACGAACCCGTCTACGGCGAGGGGTTCGCCTGGCGCGAGCCCGACGACGGGGCCGACGACGACGACGTCGAGCGGCTGCTCGCCCGCGTCCGGGAGTTCGCAAACGAACACGGCGCGACCCTCGAGACGGTGACCAGCGAGGGCAAACCCTCCGACGAGATCATCGAGTACACAGAGGAGAACCCGGTCGACGCGATCGTCATGGGATCGCACGGCCGGGAGGGGGCCTCACGGGTGTTGTTGGGCAGCGTCGCCGAGACGGTCACGCGGCGCTCGCCCGTGCCAGTGACGGTCGTGCGCTGA
- a CDS encoding DUF5781 family protein: protein MDLRVTGSAPPSPFLSARDLFETEYDLSLPVRVRIREDPDERTWTAHPGEYHVLNISRQAATSAMARELALHEFAHMHRNEGGHPSHTQSTEEALFLALSGRTVERRKLAHCYQIANHMKDIYADDITLTLGPADKLVSFLESGLATALADRPEPATRPGSERISPSADPEITAVNAGFALALVERHDLVEEDHRLYDLAYAAARDAPGIDFGAFKRRFRDLADEPGESEYRKALVSVTRSYATGTNGSTAAD from the coding sequence ATGGACCTTCGAGTGACAGGTTCCGCCCCTCCGTCCCCGTTTCTGAGCGCCCGCGACCTCTTCGAGACCGAGTACGACCTCTCGCTTCCCGTGCGCGTTCGGATCCGCGAGGACCCCGATGAGCGGACCTGGACCGCCCATCCCGGCGAGTACCACGTGCTCAACATCTCCCGACAGGCCGCCACGAGCGCGATGGCTCGCGAGCTCGCCCTCCACGAGTTCGCCCACATGCACCGAAACGAGGGGGGCCACCCCTCCCACACCCAGTCGACCGAGGAGGCGCTCTTTCTCGCGCTCTCGGGGCGGACGGTCGAGCGCCGCAAGCTCGCGCACTGCTATCAGATCGCGAACCACATGAAGGACATCTACGCCGACGACATCACCCTGACGCTGGGGCCGGCCGACAAGCTGGTCTCCTTCCTCGAATCGGGGCTGGCGACGGCGCTCGCCGACCGCCCCGAGCCCGCCACGCGGCCGGGCTCCGAGCGGATCTCGCCGAGCGCGGACCCGGAGATCACGGCCGTCAACGCCGGGTTCGCGCTCGCGCTCGTCGAGCGCCACGACCTCGTCGAGGAGGACCACCGACTCTACGACCTGGCGTACGCGGCCGCCCGGGACGCCCCGGGGATCGACTTCGGCGCGTTCAAACGGCGCTTTCGCGACCTCGCGGACGAGCCAGGCGAGAGCGAGTACCGCAAGGCGCTGGTCTCGGTCACCCGGAGCTACGCGACCGGGACGAACGGGTCGACGGCGGCGGACTGA
- the rpoA2 gene encoding DNA-directed RNA polymerase subunit A'', producing MTEHDVSDDVEAVVEDTDLPRRLKERVYATIEDHDATVEQADEIARGVESQYLDTRVDPLDPVGTVSAQSIGEPGTQMTMNTFHYAGVAEIDVTQGLPRLIELVDARKTPDTPMMTVYLDGEYATDREKAHEVVWNIEATRILALGDVSTNVADMNVQIDLNEDTLEERMITPEEVAEIIEDSLGVSVIQQGTAIQFGPEQPSYRDLLQLVEELRGIVFKGIEEVSRVVVRKEDTDEGDEDEFVLYTEGSEFGDALAIEGVDASRTTCNNIHEIYRNLGVEAAREVIINETMNTLREQGLDDVNIRHLMLVADIMTTRGTIESIGRHGISGSKDSVLARAAYEVTVNHLLDAAIHGEVDDLNGVIENVIVGKPVKLGTGDVDLRMGSLASPTSSD from the coding sequence ATGACTGAGCACGACGTGAGCGACGACGTCGAGGCCGTCGTCGAGGACACCGACCTGCCCCGGCGGCTCAAGGAGCGCGTCTACGCGACGATCGAGGACCACGACGCGACCGTCGAGCAGGCCGACGAGATCGCCCGCGGGGTCGAGAGCCAGTACCTCGACACCCGGGTCGACCCGCTGGACCCGGTCGGGACCGTCTCGGCCCAGTCCATCGGCGAACCGGGCACCCAGATGACGATGAACACGTTCCACTACGCGGGCGTCGCGGAGATCGACGTCACCCAGGGGCTGCCCCGGCTGATCGAGCTGGTCGACGCCCGGAAGACCCCCGACACGCCGATGATGACGGTGTATCTCGACGGCGAGTACGCGACCGATCGCGAGAAGGCCCACGAGGTCGTCTGGAACATCGAGGCGACGCGCATCCTCGCGCTGGGGGACGTCTCGACGAACGTCGCGGACATGAACGTCCAGATCGACCTGAACGAGGACACCCTCGAGGAGCGGATGATCACCCCCGAGGAGGTCGCGGAGATCATCGAGGACTCGCTCGGCGTCTCGGTGATCCAGCAGGGGACCGCCATCCAGTTCGGTCCCGAGCAGCCGAGCTATCGGGACCTGCTGCAGCTGGTCGAGGAGCTGCGCGGGATCGTCTTCAAGGGGATCGAGGAGGTCTCCCGGGTGGTCGTCCGCAAGGAGGACACCGACGAGGGCGACGAGGACGAGTTCGTCCTCTACACCGAGGGTTCGGAGTTCGGCGACGCGCTGGCGATCGAGGGCGTCGACGCCTCGCGGACCACCTGTAACAACATCCACGAGATCTACCGCAACCTCGGCGTGGAGGCGGCCCGCGAGGTCATCATCAACGAGACGATGAACACGCTCCGCGAGCAGGGTCTCGACGACGTGAACATCCGCCATCTGATGCTGGTCGCGGACATCATGACCACCCGCGGGACGATCGAGTCGATCGGCCGTCACGGGATCTCGGGCAGCAAGGACAGCGTGCTCGCGCGCGCGGCCTACGAGGTGACGGTCAACCACCTGCTCGACGCGGCGATCCACGGCGAGGTCGACGACCTGAACGGCGTGATCGAGAACGTCATCGTCGGCAAACCGGTCAAGCTCGGTACCGGCGACGTCGACCTCCGGATGGGGTCGCTCGCCTCGCCGACCAGCTCGGACTGA
- a CDS encoding MBL fold metallo-hydrolase, with protein MDRLSAVIRTRALDLLSDGNGADADLEDGSIFFVGNATVIVRYAGFTILTDPSFLHEGDHAHVGYGLRTERQTDPAIDIDELPPIDFVLLSHMHGDHFGRVAEEGLDTDLPIVTTPHAAAELSEKGFRETYPLETWETLTVRKGDVRLDVTSTPARHGSRLVSKAMPPVMGSMLEFHVGETTALRLYVTGDTVMYDSLAEIAERYPDIDIALLHLGGAKVLGLQVTMDERQGTEAIELFDPTTAIPIHYDDYGVLRSSLEELQEAIREAGLDDRVEYVDRGDTARFEVPSGRL; from the coding sequence ATGGATCGACTATCCGCCGTGATCCGAACCCGAGCACTCGACCTCCTCAGCGACGGGAACGGGGCCGACGCCGACCTCGAGGACGGTTCGATCTTCTTCGTCGGGAACGCCACGGTGATCGTCCGGTACGCGGGGTTTACGATCCTGACCGATCCGAGCTTCCTCCACGAAGGCGATCACGCCCACGTCGGCTACGGGCTGCGAACCGAACGCCAGACCGACCCCGCGATCGACATCGACGAGCTCCCGCCGATCGACTTCGTGTTGCTTTCGCACATGCACGGCGACCACTTCGGCCGGGTCGCGGAGGAGGGGCTCGATACGGACCTCCCCATCGTGACCACGCCGCACGCGGCGGCCGAGCTCTCGGAGAAGGGGTTCCGCGAGACGTACCCGCTCGAGACGTGGGAGACGCTGACCGTCCGCAAGGGCGACGTCCGGCTCGACGTCACGTCGACGCCCGCCAGACACGGCTCGCGACTGGTCTCGAAGGCGATGCCGCCCGTGATGGGAAGCATGCTCGAGTTCCACGTCGGGGAGACGACAGCGCTTCGGCTGTACGTTACGGGCGACACCGTCATGTACGATTCGTTGGCCGAGATCGCCGAACGGTACCCCGATATCGACATCGCGCTGCTCCACCTCGGCGGGGCGAAGGTCCTCGGTCTCCAGGTGACGATGGACGAACGGCAGGGCACCGAGGCCATCGAGCTGTTCGATCCGACGACGGCCATCCCCATCCATTACGACGACTACGGCGTACTCCGATCCTCGCTCGAGGAGCTCCAGGAGGCGATACGGGAGGCGGGACTCGACGATCGGGTCGAGTACGTCGACCGCGGTGATACCGCCCGGTTCGAAGTGCCGTCGGGTCGGCTGTAG
- a CDS encoding 30S ribosomal protein S12: protein MGNGKYAARKLKRDRQNHRWSDSEYARRERGLKKKSDPLEGAPQGRGIVLEKVGIEAKQPNSAIRKCVRVQLIKNGKQVTAFCPGDGAISFIDEHDEVTIAGIGGAKGRAMGDLSGVNYKVDKVNGVSLIELVRGNAEKPVR from the coding sequence ATGGGAAACGGCAAGTATGCGGCACGTAAACTCAAGCGTGACCGTCAGAACCACCGGTGGTCGGACTCGGAGTACGCCCGCCGGGAGCGCGGTCTGAAGAAGAAATCCGACCCCCTCGAGGGAGCACCCCAGGGCCGGGGCATCGTCCTCGAGAAGGTCGGAATCGAGGCGAAACAGCCCAACTCGGCGATCCGGAAGTGCGTCCGGGTTCAGCTGATCAAGAACGGCAAGCAGGTCACCGCGTTCTGTCCCGGTGACGGCGCGATCAGCTTCATCGACGAGCACGACGAGGTAACCATCGCCGGGATCGGCGGCGCGAAGGGCCGCGCGATGGGCGACCTCTCGGGCGTGAACTACAAGGTGGACAAAGTGAACGGCGTGAGCCTGATCGAACTCGTCCGCGGAAACGCGGAGAAACCGGTGCGATAA
- a CDS encoding NusA-like transcription termination signal-binding factor yields the protein MARTLSDDARQFIARFEEETGATATDCVIGEERLVFVVGVGEMGQAIGPGGETVSRLEERLDREIDLVEDADTPEAFVANALAPAAVYHVTISENETTVAYAEVAEGDRGVAIGSGGRNIETARTLAKRHFDIDDIQLT from the coding sequence ATGGCCCGAACCCTCTCGGACGACGCCCGGCAGTTCATCGCGCGCTTCGAGGAGGAGACCGGCGCGACCGCGACCGACTGCGTGATCGGCGAGGAGCGGCTCGTCTTCGTCGTGGGCGTCGGCGAGATGGGGCAGGCCATCGGTCCCGGCGGCGAGACCGTCTCCCGGCTCGAGGAGCGACTCGACAGGGAGATCGACCTCGTCGAGGACGCCGACACGCCGGAGGCGTTCGTCGCGAACGCGCTGGCGCCGGCGGCGGTGTATCACGTCACGATCAGCGAGAACGAGACGACCGTGGCCTACGCCGAGGTCGCCGAGGGCGATCGCGGCGTCGCGATCGGTTCAGGGGGACGGAACATCGAGACCGCCCGGACGCTGGCGAAGCGCCACTTCGACATCGACGACATCCAGTTGACCTGA
- a CDS encoding 30S ribosomal protein S7: MSESEAPEPEQPAGSEEVDTDALLFGRWETGEIEYADPSTKRYITVTPIAHTMGRHAGKQFQKSEISIVERLINRLMQTEENTGKKQQALGIVRDAFETIHERTEENPVQVLVTAVENAGPREETVRLKYGGISVPKAVDVGPQRRVDQSLKFLAEGAYNASFKTSTDASDALAQQLIGAADYDVQTYAINQKEEKERVAAAAR, encoded by the coding sequence ATGTCCGAAAGCGAAGCCCCCGAGCCGGAGCAGCCGGCCGGCTCCGAGGAAGTCGACACCGACGCGCTGCTGTTCGGCCGCTGGGAGACCGGCGAGATCGAGTACGCCGACCCGAGCACCAAGCGCTACATCACGGTGACGCCCATCGCCCACACGATGGGGCGCCACGCCGGCAAGCAGTTCCAGAAGAGCGAGATCAGCATCGTCGAGCGGCTGATCAACCGCCTGATGCAGACCGAGGAGAACACCGGCAAGAAACAGCAGGCGCTCGGCATCGTCCGTGACGCCTTCGAGACCATCCACGAGCGCACCGAGGAGAACCCCGTGCAGGTGCTCGTGACCGCCGTCGAGAACGCCGGCCCCCGGGAGGAGACCGTCCGCCTGAAGTACGGCGGGATCTCCGTTCCCAAAGCGGTGGACGTCGGCCCCCAACGCCGCGTCGACCAGTCGCTGAAGTTCCTCGCCGAGGGCGCGTACAACGCCTCGTTCAAGACTTCGACCGACGCGAGCGATGCGCTCGCCCAGCAGTTGATCGGCGCCGCGGACTACGACGTCCAGACGTACGCCATCAACCAGAAAGAGGAGAAGGAGCGCGTCGCGGCCGCCGCTCGCTAA
- a CDS encoding aspartate aminotransferase family protein: MSQQRAEPASATLAHWSSPDGDPPTIVEGEGCYVTDSEGTEHLDFIAQLYCVNAGHGNETINAAIEEQLSKVAYVSSAKHNDTRAKLADELAAIAPGDLSNTFFSVSGSEANEAAVQIAREYTDAPKVLTRYQSYHGGTYGAGGLTGDPSTRAALEPYGGTAAAKFLPPLPDAFDAEGEELAERAANHLEYVIRNEGHETVGAVLMEPVAGTSGAYPAPEGYFERVREVCDEYDVLLIADEVIAGFGRCGEWFGIETEGVEPDMLTFAKGVTSAYAPLAGVLVGPEIAASVREGGYDLGQTFGGHPVSCAAGLGALSAYRDGLLENVRENAAYFESELRELEAYDAVANVRGRGFLWGIEFGVGGEREEPLVDPWIEPDAENPVEAVIEEAAERNVLLGAGRPATQVICAPPLCAGREEIDEGVAALSDAIEAVLE; encoded by the coding sequence ATGTCACAGCAACGCGCGGAGCCGGCGAGCGCGACGCTCGCCCACTGGTCGAGCCCCGACGGCGACCCGCCGACGATCGTCGAGGGCGAGGGCTGTTACGTGACCGACAGCGAGGGCACCGAACACCTCGACTTCATCGCCCAGCTCTACTGCGTCAACGCCGGCCACGGCAACGAGACGATCAACGCGGCGATCGAGGAGCAGCTCTCGAAGGTCGCCTACGTCTCCTCCGCGAAGCACAACGACACGCGCGCGAAGCTCGCCGACGAGCTCGCAGCGATCGCACCCGGAGACCTCTCGAACACCTTCTTCTCAGTATCGGGCAGCGAGGCCAACGAGGCGGCGGTGCAGATCGCCCGCGAGTACACCGACGCGCCGAAGGTCCTCACGCGCTACCAGTCCTATCACGGCGGGACCTACGGCGCGGGCGGGCTGACGGGCGACCCCTCGACGCGGGCCGCCCTCGAACCCTACGGGGGGACCGCGGCCGCGAAGTTCCTGCCGCCGCTGCCCGATGCGTTCGACGCCGAGGGCGAGGAGCTCGCCGAGAGGGCCGCGAACCACCTGGAGTACGTGATCCGAAACGAGGGCCACGAGACCGTCGGGGCCGTGTTGATGGAGCCGGTCGCGGGGACCAGCGGCGCCTACCCCGCCCCCGAAGGGTATTTCGAGCGAGTCAGGGAGGTCTGTGACGAGTACGACGTCCTCCTGATCGCCGACGAGGTGATCGCCGGCTTCGGGCGGTGTGGCGAGTGGTTCGGGATCGAAACGGAAGGAGTCGAGCCGGACATGCTGACGTTCGCGAAGGGCGTTACGAGCGCGTATGCGCCGCTGGCGGGCGTGCTCGTCGGTCCGGAGATCGCCGCGAGCGTCCGCGAGGGCGGCTACGATCTGGGCCAGACGTTCGGCGGCCACCCCGTCTCGTGTGCGGCGGGACTCGGTGCGCTTTCCGCGTACCGCGACGGCCTGCTCGAGAACGTCCGCGAGAACGCGGCGTATTTCGAGAGCGAGCTCCGGGAGCTGGAGGCGTACGACGCCGTCGCGAACGTCCGCGGGCGGGGGTTCCTCTGGGGGATCGAGTTCGGGGTGGGCGGCGAGCGGGAAGAGCCGCTGGTCGACCCGTGGATCGAGCCCGACGCCGAGAACCCGGTCGAGGCGGTCATCGAGGAGGCCGCCGAGCGGAACGTGTTGTTGGGTGCGGGCCGGCCGGCGACCCAGGTCATCTGCGCGCCGCCGCTGTGTGCGGGCCGCGAGGAGATCGACGAGGGCGTGGCGGCGCTGTCGGACGCGATCGAGGCGGTACTCGAATGA
- a CDS encoding single-stranded DNA binding protein: MGAIEDVYADLDTDVEFEEFEEAVESKVEQMGGLADEETAAMLIAHELRDEEVNGIADIEPGMDEAKFLAKVTGVGELRTFDRDDEDEDGMVINVEAADATGSVRLAFWDEQAKAIENEGMEPGTVLRVKGRPKEGYNGLEVSVSQAEEDPDAEVDVQIQDTYRIEDLSMGLSDVDVQGKVLATDSVRTFDRDDGSEGRVANLTLGDETGRIRVTLWDERTEAVEEFSAGESVEVVDGYVRERNGDIELHVGNRGTIEGIDEEIEYVPETTPIEELEIEDVADIGGVVRSADPKRTFDRDDGSEGQVRNVRIQDETGDIRVAMWGEKADIEMGPGDTVQFADVEIQDGWQDDIEASAGWRATVTVTDSGSSAPTAGGSSDSAELSSFGGSDESSADDEASGSAGTNGSGPSGSGGSGSDDADANGEVVEFTGTVVQPGNPAKLDNSEETVTVLTSEELSLGEEVTVRGPMHEGRIDAEDVV, encoded by the coding sequence ATGGGCGCGATAGAGGACGTGTACGCGGACCTCGATACCGACGTGGAGTTCGAGGAGTTCGAGGAGGCCGTCGAGTCGAAGGTCGAACAGATGGGCGGGCTCGCGGACGAGGAGACGGCGGCGATGCTGATCGCCCACGAGCTGCGCGACGAGGAGGTGAACGGGATCGCGGACATCGAGCCGGGGATGGACGAGGCGAAGTTCCTCGCGAAGGTCACCGGCGTCGGCGAGCTCCGGACCTTCGATCGCGACGACGAGGACGAGGACGGCATGGTGATCAACGTCGAGGCCGCCGACGCGACCGGCTCGGTGAGGCTCGCCTTCTGGGACGAACAGGCGAAAGCGATCGAGAACGAGGGCATGGAACCGGGCACCGTCCTCCGGGTGAAGGGCCGCCCCAAGGAGGGCTACAACGGCCTCGAGGTCAGCGTCAGCCAGGCCGAGGAGGACCCCGACGCCGAGGTCGACGTCCAGATCCAGGACACCTACCGGATCGAGGACCTCTCGATGGGGCTGTCGGACGTCGACGTTCAGGGGAAGGTGCTCGCGACCGACTCCGTGCGTACCTTCGACCGCGACGACGGTTCGGAGGGACGGGTCGCGAACCTCACCCTGGGCGACGAGACGGGGCGGATCCGCGTGACGCTGTGGGACGAGCGCACCGAAGCCGTCGAGGAGTTCTCGGCCGGCGAGTCCGTCGAGGTCGTCGACGGCTACGTCCGCGAGCGAAACGGCGACATCGAGCTCCACGTCGGCAACCGCGGGACGATCGAGGGGATCGACGAGGAGATCGAGTACGTCCCCGAGACCACGCCCATCGAGGAGCTGGAGATCGAGGACGTCGCGGACATCGGCGGCGTGGTGCGTTCGGCGGACCCAAAACGGACCTTCGACCGCGACGACGGTTCGGAGGGGCAGGTCCGGAACGTCCGCATCCAGGACGAGACCGGCGACATCCGGGTCGCGATGTGGGGCGAGAAGGCCGACATCGAGATGGGGCCGGGCGACACCGTCCAGTTCGCCGACGTCGAGATCCAGGACGGCTGGCAGGACGACATCGAGGCCTCGGCGGGCTGGCGCGCGACGGTGACGGTCACCGACTCCGGGTCGTCGGCCCCGACGGCCGGCGGGAGCTCGGACTCCGCGGAGCTCTCGTCGTTCGGCGGCTCGGACGAGTCGTCGGCCGACGACGAGGCGTCCGGATCGGCCGGGACGAACGGGTCGGGGCCGAGCGGCTCCGGCGGATCCGGGAGCGACGACGCCGACGCGAACGGCGAGGTCGTCGAGTTCACCGGGACGGTGGTCCAGCCGGGCAACCCCGCGAAGCTCGACAACAGCGAGGAGACCGTCACCGTTCTCACGAGCGAGGAGCTCTCGCTTGGCGAGGAGGTCACGGTCCGGGGCCCGATGCACGAGGGGCGCATCGACGCCGAGGACGTCGTTTAG
- a CDS encoding histone, translating to MSVELPFAPVDTIIRRNAGGLRVSAEAAEELAGRIQRRGAALAETAAERADAEGRKTLMPADFGVSEVVDPDALELPIAPIDRIARLDIADRYRVSMDARIALAQLLEAYADDIAESATTLAHHADRRTVKAEDVRTYIELAD from the coding sequence ATGAGCGTCGAGTTACCGTTCGCGCCGGTGGACACGATCATCCGGCGCAACGCCGGCGGGCTGCGTGTCAGCGCCGAGGCGGCGGAGGAGCTCGCGGGGCGGATCCAGCGCCGGGGGGCGGCCCTCGCCGAGACGGCCGCCGAGCGGGCGGACGCCGAGGGGCGAAAGACGCTGATGCCCGCCGACTTCGGGGTGAGCGAGGTGGTCGATCCCGACGCCCTCGAGCTGCCGATCGCGCCGATCGACCGGATCGCCCGCCTCGACATCGCCGACCGGTACCGGGTCTCGATGGACGCGCGGATCGCGCTCGCACAGCTGCTCGAGGCCTACGCCGACGACATCGCGGAGTCCGCGACGACGCTCGCACACCACGCCGACCGCAGGACCGTGAAGGCCGAGGACGTCCGGACGTACATCGAACTGGCCGACTGA